One window of the Planctomycetia bacterium genome contains the following:
- a CDS encoding CTP synthase, whose amino-acid sequence MAKHIFVTGGVVSSLGKGITCASMAMLLERRGLNVRLQKFDPYLNVDPGTMNPAQHGEVYVLDDGTETDLDLGHYERFTNAELDRHSNYTSGRIYQTIINKERHGDYLGQTIQVIPHVTDEIKRCIHLMAKPETDVVITEIGGTVGDIEGLPFLEAIRQFALDVGKHNCLYVHLTLVPYLKAAQELKTKPTQHSVGMLRQIGIQPDILICRTERDLSEEMRKKIGLFCNVENRAVIAEKDRDFSVYEVPISLHEKKLDELIIEKFGLTSAAQPPNLDEWMKMLSKLKNPVHEANVAVVGKYMETHDAYKSIYESLVHAGIANSTRVRITKVDAEDLEDEQRADSLLSGMDGILVPGGFGDRGIEGKIMAVKYARENNIPFFGVCLGMQCATIEFARNVLGHKDASSTEFTDDTRYPVICMMSEQEKVQDMGGTMRLGQYPCDLLVGSKAYEAYGKASIMERHRHRYEFNNQFRFQFSEKGFLLSGLSPDGKLVEVIELKNHPWFVAVQYHPEFKSKPIQAHPLFREFVRAARDRRRSQNGMIAEAPATSSVQARSAKENMHNKDEKTASYSC is encoded by the coding sequence ATGGCAAAGCACATTTTCGTAACTGGCGGAGTGGTCAGTTCTTTAGGTAAGGGGATTACCTGCGCTTCCATGGCAATGTTGTTGGAACGTCGAGGCCTCAATGTACGCCTGCAGAAATTTGATCCATATCTCAATGTTGATCCTGGAACCATGAATCCTGCTCAGCATGGAGAAGTGTACGTTCTGGATGATGGTACTGAAACCGATTTGGATCTGGGCCACTACGAGCGATTTACCAATGCAGAACTCGATCGGCATAGCAATTACACTTCTGGTCGTATTTACCAGACTATCATCAATAAAGAACGACATGGAGACTATCTGGGCCAGACGATCCAGGTGATTCCCCATGTGACTGATGAAATCAAGCGATGTATCCACTTGATGGCAAAGCCAGAAACAGATGTCGTCATAACTGAAATTGGCGGCACGGTAGGCGATATTGAAGGTCTGCCTTTTCTGGAAGCGATTCGCCAGTTTGCGCTGGATGTCGGCAAGCACAATTGCCTTTACGTTCACCTGACCCTCGTGCCATATCTGAAAGCGGCACAGGAGTTGAAGACGAAACCCACACAGCATTCTGTTGGTATGTTGAGGCAGATCGGTATTCAGCCGGATATTTTGATTTGCCGGACTGAAAGAGATCTCTCCGAGGAAATGAGAAAGAAAATAGGTCTGTTCTGCAATGTGGAAAATCGTGCAGTCATTGCTGAGAAAGATAGAGATTTCAGTGTTTATGAAGTGCCCATCAGCTTGCATGAAAAGAAACTCGATGAACTAATCATCGAAAAATTTGGACTGACATCTGCTGCTCAGCCACCCAATCTGGATGAATGGATGAAGATGCTTTCCAAGCTGAAGAATCCTGTGCATGAGGCCAATGTAGCAGTCGTTGGCAAATACATGGAAACACACGATGCCTACAAGTCCATTTATGAATCACTGGTTCATGCAGGTATTGCCAATAGCACACGAGTTCGCATTACCAAGGTTGATGCTGAAGATCTCGAAGATGAGCAGCGGGCAGATAGTCTCTTGAGCGGGATGGACGGCATTCTGGTCCCGGGTGGTTTTGGAGACCGAGGCATAGAAGGCAAGATCATGGCAGTCAAATATGCCAGGGAGAACAACATCCCATTTTTTGGTGTCTGTCTGGGAATGCAATGCGCTACGATAGAATTTGCCCGCAATGTGCTTGGCCACAAGGACGCCAGCAGTACGGAATTCACCGATGATACGCGCTACCCGGTCATTTGCATGATGAGCGAGCAGGAAAAAGTTCAGGACATGGGTGGTACCATGCGATTGGGACAGTATCCCTGTGACCTTCTTGTAGGCAGCAAGGCCTATGAAGCTTATGGCAAAGCATCCATCATGGAACGGCATCGGCATCGTTATGAATTCAATAATCAGTTCCGTTTCCAGTTCTCTGAAAAAGGATTTCTACTGTCAGGACTAAGTCCAGATGGGAAATTAGTGGAAGTCATTGAACTGAAGAATCATCCCTGGTTTGTTGCAGTACAATATCACCCGGAATTCAAATCCAAGCCCATTCAGGCACATCCCTTATTCAGGGAATTTGTGAGAGCAGCCCGCGACCGGCGAAGGTCGCAGAACGGAATGATTGCAGAGGCCCCTGCCACCTCGAGCGTACAGGCTCGAAGTGCGAAAGAAAACATGCATAACAAAGATGAAAAGACGGCATCATACTCATGTTAA
- a CDS encoding serine/threonine protein kinase, whose amino-acid sequence MLIGQTIGPFKIEKELGSGAMGTVYRATFSKDDTKQRRVAIKVIAPGLGDNERIQARFEREATILKQLKHPNIVRLLATGKFQGRPFYAMEYIEGYSLDHQLATKGRIHWEKLIELGKQICASLQHAHDHGIIHRDLKPSNLMIDRHGNVKLTDFGIAKDSDMSGLTSANSTVGTAAYMSPEQCRGERDLTPKSDLYALGIVFYELLTGRKPFAAENAMDMFIQHVSGTFERPARIVMDIPPWMDTLVCQLMEKKPEHRPADARTVAQALDEVRQRVESHKSLGAELANKVARKGDGKDKQLAEEIVAGKKIKKRKEKAKVEFRKQLLAAAGISVLLIGVVFMIIYAMQGPGPVAMLNSAVKKMEKFDAALMADTSDSYKVFEYWEDARTELEKLRGKYPESKEATIAKEHLEFLEAGNYYRLGKGILGTEPVSNWGNAYKKGYEKLYELKTPASKTFVDRARKEIMEYHAPVLLAESKAKADIDKESDWPEAIKKLTMVQQFYPESPSFPESMDLLNRLLAHQTALEQLKKKDILNNPEWKRTASKFEYQAVLALNDELQAQPEAAIEKWKILKEEGFKQQDEKKKFVDNPQYRPWIQLAQAKLEAFSKSGSRK is encoded by the coding sequence ATGTTGATCGGTCAAACCATAGGTCCATTCAAAATTGAAAAAGAATTGGGCAGTGGAGCTATGGGCACGGTATATCGTGCCACCTTCAGCAAGGATGATACCAAACAGCGTCGAGTAGCTATCAAAGTCATTGCTCCCGGCCTAGGTGATAACGAAAGAATCCAGGCACGGTTCGAACGGGAAGCCACTATCCTCAAGCAGTTGAAACACCCAAACATAGTCAGATTGCTAGCAACGGGCAAGTTTCAGGGACGCCCGTTTTATGCCATGGAATACATCGAGGGGTATTCGTTAGATCATCAGTTAGCCACCAAGGGAAGAATACACTGGGAAAAACTTATCGAACTGGGTAAGCAGATCTGTGCATCGTTGCAGCATGCTCACGATCATGGAATCATCCATCGTGATCTGAAGCCTTCCAACTTGATGATTGACAGGCATGGCAATGTGAAATTGACTGACTTTGGAATTGCCAAAGACAGTGACATGTCCGGTCTCACGTCTGCGAATTCAACCGTTGGTACAGCTGCTTATATGTCGCCTGAGCAGTGTCGTGGTGAACGCGATCTCACACCCAAGTCTGATCTATATGCATTGGGAATTGTCTTTTATGAACTGTTAACCGGTCGCAAACCATTCGCGGCTGAAAATGCGATGGACATGTTTATACAGCATGTCTCTGGTACTTTTGAACGGCCAGCTCGTATCGTCATGGATATTCCACCCTGGATGGATACGCTGGTTTGCCAGTTGATGGAGAAGAAGCCCGAACATCGCCCTGCTGATGCACGGACGGTGGCTCAGGCTCTGGATGAAGTGCGACAACGTGTTGAATCGCATAAAAGTCTTGGTGCTGAACTAGCGAACAAGGTCGCCCGTAAAGGCGATGGCAAAGATAAACAACTCGCTGAGGAAATTGTTGCTGGAAAGAAGATCAAAAAACGCAAGGAAAAGGCCAAAGTAGAATTCAGGAAACAACTGCTGGCTGCGGCAGGAATCAGCGTGCTACTGATTGGCGTGGTTTTTATGATTATCTACGCCATGCAGGGTCCTGGACCTGTTGCCATGCTCAATTCAGCCGTGAAGAAAATGGAAAAGTTTGATGCAGCTTTAATGGCTGATACGAGCGATTCCTATAAAGTTTTTGAATATTGGGAGGATGCCAGAACGGAACTCGAGAAACTGCGAGGCAAATATCCTGAAAGCAAGGAAGCGACCATTGCAAAAGAGCATCTGGAGTTTCTGGAAGCGGGAAATTATTACCGATTAGGCAAAGGAATTCTGGGTACTGAACCTGTAAGTAATTGGGGTAATGCTTACAAAAAAGGCTATGAAAAACTCTACGAACTCAAGACCCCCGCATCGAAGACCTTTGTTGATCGTGCCCGAAAAGAGATTATGGAGTATCATGCTCCGGTATTGCTCGCAGAAAGCAAAGCCAAGGCAGATATAGACAAAGAATCCGATTGGCCCGAAGCGATCAAAAAACTGACCATGGTACAGCAGTTTTATCCGGAATCACCTTCTTTTCCTGAAAGTATGGATTTACTCAATCGTTTATTGGCACACCAAACTGCGCTGGAGCAACTGAAAAAGAAAGACATACTGAATAATCCGGAATGGAAGCGAACCGCGAGTAAATTTGAGTATCAGGCGGTGCTGGCACTGAATGATGAACTTCAGGCGCAGCCCGAAGCAGCCATCGAAAAATGGAAAATACTCAAAGAGGAAGGATTCAAACAGCAGGACGAAAAAAAGAAATTTGTCGATAATCCGCAGTATCGTCCCTGGATTCAGTTGGCACAGGCGAAACTGGAAGCCTTCTCGAAATCGGGTTCTCGAAAATAA
- a CDS encoding deoxyribodipyrimidine photo-lyase translates to MTTIMWFRQDLRLHDNPALHSAVSRGDVIPLYIWDDSKYPWKPGAASQWWLHHSLAALDTSLRNAGSRLILRTGNPLEQLFAVIQESKAVRIHWNRCYEPYARKRDEKIKTTLKEQGIEVESFNGSLLFEPWEIQNKSSTPYQVFTPFCNACLSKAVPRAPEPPPSGIRAPEKMPFSEKLDSLRLLPRIPWDEQFYHYWKPGEQTAISKLDQFRRNAIALYSSRRDLPGSQGTSQFSPHLHFGEISPRQIWHACINRPDSRQTALPFLRQIAWREFAFHLLYHYPDSDCKPLKEHFSHFPWSSNTKWFNAWKKGQTGYPLVDAGMRELWTTGWMHNRVRMVVASFLVKHLLIPWQQGAEWFWDTLVDADLPNNTMGWQWTAGCGADAAPFFRIFNPMQQGKRFDPEGAYIRKWIPEIGSLPDEFIHEPWQAGQQTLTKAGIKLGSSYPFPIVDHQQARNKALEAYAAMKKS, encoded by the coding sequence ATGACTACCATCATGTGGTTCAGGCAGGATCTGCGCCTTCATGATAATCCGGCGTTACACTCAGCAGTCAGCCGTGGCGATGTGATTCCGCTCTACATCTGGGATGACAGCAAATACCCGTGGAAACCTGGAGCAGCCAGCCAGTGGTGGCTGCACCATTCACTGGCTGCATTAGATACTAGCCTGAGGAATGCAGGCTCCAGGCTGATTCTCAGGACGGGAAATCCACTCGAGCAGCTTTTTGCAGTCATTCAGGAATCAAAGGCTGTACGGATACACTGGAACCGTTGCTATGAGCCATATGCCCGAAAACGCGATGAAAAAATCAAGACTACTCTGAAAGAGCAGGGGATTGAGGTAGAGAGCTTCAATGGCAGCCTGCTGTTTGAGCCATGGGAGATACAAAATAAATCATCAACACCTTATCAGGTGTTCACTCCGTTCTGCAATGCGTGTCTGTCCAAGGCAGTTCCTCGCGCACCTGAACCGCCGCCTTCGGGGATTCGAGCACCCGAAAAGATGCCCTTTTCAGAAAAGCTCGACTCACTCCGACTTTTGCCTCGAATCCCATGGGATGAGCAATTTTATCATTATTGGAAACCGGGAGAACAGACTGCAATATCCAAACTCGATCAATTTCGTCGGAACGCCATCGCGTTATATTCAAGTCGACGTGATTTGCCGGGCAGCCAGGGTACCAGTCAATTTTCGCCACACCTGCATTTTGGCGAGATCAGTCCTCGCCAGATCTGGCATGCCTGCATCAATCGGCCGGATTCCCGGCAAACTGCTCTGCCGTTTTTACGACAGATCGCCTGGAGGGAGTTTGCATTCCATCTCCTTTACCATTATCCGGATTCTGACTGTAAGCCGCTGAAAGAACATTTCAGTCATTTCCCGTGGTCGTCGAATACTAAGTGGTTTAATGCCTGGAAGAAGGGGCAGACTGGTTATCCGCTGGTAGATGCGGGCATGCGCGAGCTCTGGACTACAGGATGGATGCACAATCGAGTTCGCATGGTGGTTGCATCCTTTCTAGTAAAACATCTGCTCATACCGTGGCAGCAGGGAGCGGAATGGTTCTGGGATACTCTGGTTGATGCAGATTTGCCGAACAACACGATGGGCTGGCAATGGACTGCTGGGTGTGGCGCAGATGCTGCACCATTCTTCCGCATTTTCAACCCGATGCAGCAAGGAAAGCGTTTTGATCCCGAAGGAGCCTATATTCGAAAATGGATTCCAGAGATTGGATCATTGCCAGACGAATTCATTCATGAACCCTGGCAGGCTGGTCAGCAAACTTTAACAAAGGCTGGAATTAAACTCGGATCATCCTATCCATTTCCTATTGTCGATCATCAGCAAGCTCGCAACAAGGCCCTGGAAGCCTATGCAGCAATGAAGAAAAGCTAA
- the acnA gene encoding aconitate hydratase AcnA, with translation MQSVSNSFNTLSTLSAGGKNYTFHRLAPVYRAFPNAEKLPFSLKILLENLLRNDNGISVRKQDIEALAQWNAKAEPDKEISFSPARVILQDFTGVPCVVDLATMRDAVAAMGGDPKKINPLQPVELVIDHSFQVDVFGTPTALAENTAIEFQRNQERYAFLRWGQQAFRNFKVVPPQNGIVHQVNLEYLARVVFVNEANQAYPDTLVGTDSHTTMINGLGVLGWGVGGIEAEAAMLGQPVVMLIPQVIGFRLLGKLKEGATATDLVLTVTQMLRKKGVVGKFVEFFGAGLAELPLADRATIANMAPEYGATCGIFPVDNVTLNYLRLTGRSQEQINLVETYYKEQGLFHDANTPEANYSDVLELDLSTVEPSVAGPSRPQDRVVLKDVSAGFKSALPGMLAATKPKKPALEMAAPVPQKQTNGNGFSLDHGFVVIASITSCTNTSNPAVMLAAGLLAKKAVEKGLHTQPWVKTSLAPGSKVVTDYLTKAGLLPYLEQLKFNVVGYGCATCIGNSGPLPAAVSREIETKNLVTASVLSGNRNFEGRIHGEIRANYLMSPPLVVAYALAGRIDLNLTQDPLGTGKDGKLVYLKDIWPTQQEVQKAIKESINSDMFAKSYGDVFDGGPQWKNMPIPAGDLFQWDENSTYIRKAPYFDGMTKVPGATCDIHHARVLALLGDSITTDHISPAGNIKANSPAGAYLLSHGVSQADFNSYGARRGNHEAMVRGTFANVRLKNLLVPGVEGNVTRYLPTNEQMSIYDAAMKYQANGTPTIILAGKEYGSGSSRDWAAKGPMLQGVKAVIAESFERIHRSNLVGMGILPLQFRPGENAQSLGLSGEETFEIDGIAKGVATGFASGKTIIVLAVAPDGKRTSFTVTVRIDTPQEVEYYRHGGILPYVLRQMINPS, from the coding sequence ATGCAATCAGTCAGCAACTCTTTCAATACTCTCAGTACACTTTCCGCAGGAGGGAAGAACTACACCTTTCACCGGCTTGCCCCAGTATACCGAGCATTTCCCAACGCAGAAAAACTCCCGTTTTCACTGAAAATTCTGTTGGAAAATCTTCTTCGTAACGATAATGGCATCAGTGTCCGCAAGCAGGATATTGAAGCACTGGCACAGTGGAATGCCAAGGCAGAACCTGACAAGGAAATCAGCTTCAGCCCAGCGAGGGTGATTCTGCAGGATTTCACAGGTGTGCCTTGCGTAGTTGATCTGGCCACCATGCGTGATGCGGTCGCTGCCATGGGTGGTGATCCCAAAAAAATCAATCCCTTGCAGCCAGTGGAGCTGGTGATTGATCACTCATTTCAGGTCGATGTTTTTGGCACCCCAACTGCCCTGGCTGAAAACACTGCCATCGAGTTTCAAAGAAACCAGGAACGCTATGCATTCCTCCGATGGGGCCAGCAGGCATTTAGAAATTTCAAAGTAGTGCCACCACAGAATGGCATAGTGCATCAGGTGAACCTGGAATACCTGGCCCGCGTGGTGTTTGTCAATGAAGCCAATCAAGCTTATCCCGATACGCTGGTAGGCACCGATTCTCACACCACCATGATCAATGGCCTCGGTGTATTAGGTTGGGGCGTTGGTGGCATCGAAGCCGAAGCAGCCATGCTTGGCCAACCTGTTGTCATGCTTATTCCCCAGGTTATTGGTTTCAGACTGCTTGGCAAACTCAAGGAAGGGGCAACTGCCACCGATCTTGTCCTCACTGTTACACAGATGCTGCGAAAGAAAGGTGTCGTTGGAAAGTTCGTCGAATTCTTCGGTGCTGGCCTAGCGGAGTTACCACTGGCAGATCGTGCCACCATTGCGAATATGGCTCCTGAATATGGCGCAACATGCGGTATCTTTCCAGTCGATAATGTTACTCTGAATTATCTGCGACTGACTGGGCGCTCGCAGGAACAGATCAACCTGGTTGAAACCTATTACAAAGAGCAAGGCCTGTTCCATGATGCCAACACGCCTGAGGCGAACTATTCGGATGTGCTTGAACTTGATCTGAGCACCGTTGAACCAAGTGTCGCCGGCCCATCTCGCCCCCAGGATCGCGTTGTGCTCAAAGATGTTTCAGCCGGTTTCAAATCAGCTTTGCCAGGCATGCTCGCAGCCACTAAACCCAAAAAGCCTGCGCTGGAAATGGCTGCACCTGTTCCACAGAAACAAACAAACGGCAATGGTTTTTCGTTAGATCATGGTTTCGTTGTCATTGCATCGATTACCAGTTGTACCAATACCAGTAATCCAGCCGTCATGCTGGCAGCAGGCCTCCTGGCCAAGAAAGCTGTTGAAAAAGGACTGCACACTCAACCTTGGGTTAAGACCAGTCTGGCACCTGGATCTAAAGTCGTTACTGATTATTTAACTAAAGCTGGACTGCTGCCTTATCTTGAACAACTCAAGTTCAACGTCGTGGGCTATGGCTGTGCCACCTGCATAGGAAACAGCGGACCCTTACCTGCAGCAGTCTCCCGGGAAATTGAAACCAAAAACCTGGTGACTGCTTCCGTATTATCCGGCAATCGAAACTTTGAAGGTCGAATTCATGGTGAAATTCGCGCCAACTATCTGATGTCTCCCCCTCTGGTTGTTGCTTACGCATTGGCTGGACGAATTGATCTCAACCTGACACAAGATCCACTGGGTACAGGCAAGGATGGCAAGCTAGTTTACTTGAAGGACATCTGGCCAACCCAACAGGAGGTACAGAAAGCTATCAAGGAATCGATTAATTCAGACATGTTCGCCAAAAGTTATGGAGATGTGTTTGATGGCGGCCCGCAGTGGAAAAATATGCCTATTCCTGCTGGTGATCTCTTCCAATGGGATGAGAATTCTACCTACATTCGGAAAGCACCCTACTTTGATGGCATGACCAAAGTTCCTGGCGCAACCTGTGACATCCATCATGCCAGGGTGTTAGCCCTATTAGGTGACAGCATCACTACCGATCACATCTCACCAGCAGGCAACATCAAGGCAAATAGCCCAGCAGGCGCTTATCTTTTGTCACATGGCGTCAGTCAGGCCGACTTCAACAGCTATGGCGCTCGTCGAGGCAATCATGAAGCGATGGTGCGAGGCACCTTTGCCAATGTTCGTCTTAAGAATCTTCTGGTACCTGGCGTCGAAGGCAACGTGACCAGATACCTTCCAACCAACGAGCAAATGTCGATCTACGATGCAGCCATGAAGTATCAGGCTAATGGTACACCAACCATAATCCTCGCTGGCAAGGAATATGGTTCAGGTTCCAGCCGCGACTGGGCAGCCAAAGGGCCAATGCTGCAAGGTGTGAAAGCTGTGATCGCTGAGAGTTTTGAACGAATTCATCGCAGCAATCTTGTTGGCATGGGAATTCTTCCATTGCAGTTCAGACCAGGTGAAAACGCACAATCGCTGGGACTGAGCGGGGAAGAAACCTTTGAAATCGATGGCATTGCCAAGGGAGTTGCAACCGGATTTGCCAGTGGGAAGACCATAATCGTCCTGGCTGTTGCACCCGATGGAAAACGTACTTCATTTACTGTCACCGTGCGAATCGATACGCCTCAAGAAGTCGAATATTACCGTCACGGAGGTATTCTGCCTTATGTCCTAAGGCAGATGATCAATCCTTCATAA
- a CDS encoding aminotransferase class I/II-fold pyridoxal phosphate-dependent enzyme, whose amino-acid sequence MPTTLADRTVPFLTSQFQRIFELSRQLKQPVNLGVGQPHFDVPDEIKSEAIRAIQQGMNGYTLPSGNGDLRQLIKTSLDKQNEKNNDVIIACGTLGALTLAMQAILNPDDELLILDPYFVAYPQLAGLLGAKVTYISTYPHFQPDPDQVARAITSKTKAFILCSPGNPTGVVAEPARVKALAELADIRGIWLISDEIYSTFIYDQTHISPAKYAEHVIVCSSFSKTHALTGWRLGYAYGPAPLIRAMIAIQQATFVCAPSMAQAAGMIAWDYAMDKYKKEYQTKRDWVLANLNPRYEVTKPGGAFYVFPKCPAGSATQFSEKAIQNNLVIMPGNVFSQQDTHFRISYAVDDTTLQRGVEILNSMV is encoded by the coding sequence ATGCCCACCACATTAGCCGACCGTACTGTTCCTTTTCTTACCAGTCAGTTTCAACGAATCTTTGAGCTCTCGAGACAGCTCAAACAGCCCGTGAATCTGGGAGTTGGGCAGCCACATTTTGATGTTCCCGATGAAATAAAAAGTGAGGCTATACGAGCCATTCAGCAGGGCATGAATGGGTATACTCTGCCCAGCGGAAACGGAGATTTGCGACAATTGATAAAAACCAGCCTCGATAAACAAAATGAAAAGAACAATGATGTGATCATTGCCTGTGGCACACTCGGTGCGCTGACACTTGCCATGCAGGCCATTCTCAATCCCGATGATGAATTACTGATTCTCGATCCCTACTTTGTAGCATACCCGCAACTGGCAGGCCTGTTGGGCGCTAAAGTCACCTACATTTCTACCTATCCACATTTTCAACCAGACCCCGATCAGGTTGCCCGTGCCATCACTTCAAAAACCAAAGCATTTATCTTGTGCAGTCCCGGAAACCCAACTGGTGTTGTGGCCGAACCTGCACGTGTGAAAGCACTTGCTGAGCTTGCCGATATACGAGGCATATGGCTGATCAGCGATGAAATCTATTCCACCTTCATTTACGACCAAACGCATATCAGTCCAGCAAAGTATGCCGAGCACGTCATTGTTTGTTCCAGTTTCAGCAAGACACATGCTTTAACCGGCTGGCGGTTAGGTTACGCCTATGGCCCAGCTCCGTTGATTCGAGCTATGATCGCCATTCAGCAGGCTACATTCGTCTGTGCCCCTTCCATGGCTCAAGCTGCTGGAATGATCGCCTGGGATTATGCGATGGATAAATACAAAAAGGAATACCAAACCAAACGTGACTGGGTGCTGGCAAATTTGAACCCCAGGTATGAAGTAACCAAACCTGGAGGCGCTTTCTATGTGTTCCCAAAATGTCCTGCTGGAAGTGCGACTCAATTCTCTGAGAAAGCCATTCAGAACAACCTGGTAATTATGCCCGGCAACGTATTCAGTCAGCAGGATACACATTTCCGGATAAGTTACGCTGTTGACGATACGACACTGCAGCGTGGAGTAGAAATACTCAACAGCATGGTGTAA
- a CDS encoding MBL fold metallo-hydrolase, whose translation MKNRKAIPDKGPTLTTWGATRAVSGSMHMLATGKHQILLDCGLNLEPNSQRRNDEFPFDPRDIDAVVLSHAHLDHSGNLPTLVKHGFHGPIYCTPATQSLLFPLLVDSAKVQTRKISTYQGDNSVLYNEYDVHQTLKLLKSIPYDCPLTPVDDAQCTFHDAGHVLGSALIHVQFSNGTRDRSLTFTGDLGRLSFPFLKPVSALPESDLIVSEATYGGRFHDNQPSLESKFASVVQRTIEQGGKVLIPAFSLGRVQLIVHTLMKLIRQGKLDKVPIYVDSPLAIEILQIMKEHLDLFASNISDVWNTKEEFLQADNVHYVLEANESTALAEDGQPCIIVASSGMGEGGRIINHMKHAIDDSRCTIILVSHQSSGSLGSRLLQPGPTVRFAGREWNKWAEVVQLQGFSGHADQGDLMQLLLPHVETGSRIKLVHGEETSMLALQYALNSGDSSQIQIAETGECAII comes from the coding sequence ATGAAGAATCGTAAAGCAATTCCAGACAAAGGGCCGACTCTTACAACATGGGGGGCAACTCGAGCAGTATCGGGTTCCATGCACATGCTGGCCACCGGGAAGCATCAAATACTCCTTGACTGCGGCTTGAATCTTGAGCCGAATAGCCAACGCAGAAATGATGAGTTCCCATTCGACCCTCGTGATATTGATGCTGTAGTTCTCAGTCATGCCCACCTGGATCATAGTGGCAATTTGCCGACCCTGGTGAAGCATGGTTTTCATGGGCCAATCTACTGCACACCTGCAACTCAATCGCTTCTGTTTCCGTTGCTGGTTGATTCAGCCAAAGTGCAGACCCGTAAGATTTCGACATATCAGGGTGATAACTCTGTCCTTTACAACGAATACGATGTTCATCAGACTTTAAAGCTGCTCAAGAGCATTCCGTATGATTGTCCATTAACACCCGTTGATGACGCGCAGTGCACCTTTCACGATGCAGGACATGTACTGGGTTCTGCACTGATTCATGTTCAATTCAGCAATGGCACCAGAGACAGGAGCCTTACATTTACAGGCGATCTGGGTCGCTTATCCTTTCCATTCCTCAAGCCAGTCAGTGCACTTCCTGAAAGTGATTTGATCGTCAGTGAAGCTACCTACGGAGGGCGCTTCCATGATAATCAACCTTCTCTGGAATCCAAATTCGCATCAGTCGTACAGAGAACAATCGAACAGGGTGGCAAGGTTCTGATTCCCGCATTCAGCCTTGGACGGGTACAGTTGATTGTGCATACCCTGATGAAGTTGATCCGACAGGGTAAGCTGGATAAAGTTCCAATCTATGTTGACAGTCCTTTGGCAATTGAAATTCTGCAGATCATGAAAGAGCATCTTGATCTTTTTGCTTCAAACATCAGTGATGTATGGAATACCAAAGAGGAGTTTCTTCAGGCCGATAATGTTCACTATGTTCTCGAAGCAAATGAGAGTACTGCGCTTGCTGAAGATGGTCAGCCATGCATTATCGTGGCGTCAAGTGGTATGGGTGAGGGTGGAAGAATCATCAATCATATGAAACATGCTATTGATGATTCTCGCTGTACCATCATTCTTGTCAGTCATCAATCTTCAGGTTCATTAGGCAGCCGATTGTTGCAACCGGGGCCGACCGTCAGGTTTGCTGGTCGTGAATGGAACAAATGGGCAGAAGTGGTACAACTACAGGGGTTTTCAGGACATGCAGATCAGGGGGACTTGATGCAACTGCTGTTGCCCCATGTGGAGACAGGATCCCGAATCAAACTGGTGCATGGCGAAGAAACATCCATGTTGGCCTTGCAATACGCATTAAATTCGGGTGACTCATCCCAGATTCAGATTGCAGAGACTGGAGAATGCGCAATAATTTGA